A genome region from Crossiella equi includes the following:
- a CDS encoding SDR family NAD(P)-dependent oxidoreductase, which translates to MTSKQHPIGSGFTRHSTTTDVLAGIDLTGKTAIVTGGYSGLGLETTRAFVQAGAHVLVPARRPILANETLDREGLDGVEVAALDLADLDSVRTFAEGFLATGRGIDMLVNSAGVMACPEARTAQGWELQFATNHLGHFALVNRLWPALRDREARVVSVSSLGHQGSGIHWDDVHLTRGYDPFTAYSQSKTANVLFALHLDLLGREHGVRAFSLHPGKILTELARHIPHAEMVERGWVDEHGEVIDPTFKTPAQGAATQTWAATSPQLNGLGGLYLADCEVGTPGVGTEDETLVAPHAVDPEQASRLWAYSAELTGVDLAFTVR; encoded by the coding sequence ATGACCAGCAAGCAGCACCCCATCGGCTCCGGGTTCACCCGCCACTCCACCACGACCGACGTCCTGGCCGGGATCGACCTGACCGGCAAGACCGCGATCGTCACCGGCGGCTACTCCGGCCTGGGCCTGGAGACCACCCGTGCCTTCGTCCAGGCGGGCGCGCACGTCCTGGTCCCGGCCCGGCGCCCGATCCTGGCGAATGAGACCCTGGACCGCGAAGGGCTGGACGGGGTCGAGGTGGCCGCACTGGACCTGGCCGACCTGGACAGCGTGCGCACCTTCGCCGAGGGCTTCCTCGCCACCGGGCGTGGCATCGACATGCTCGTCAACAGCGCGGGTGTCATGGCCTGCCCGGAGGCGCGCACGGCCCAGGGCTGGGAGCTCCAGTTCGCCACCAACCACCTCGGGCACTTCGCGCTCGTCAACCGGCTGTGGCCCGCCCTGCGCGACCGCGAGGCGCGCGTGGTGTCGGTGTCCTCGCTCGGGCACCAGGGCTCCGGCATCCACTGGGACGACGTGCACCTGACCCGCGGCTATGACCCGTTCACCGCGTACTCGCAGTCCAAGACCGCGAACGTGCTCTTCGCCCTGCACCTGGACCTGCTGGGCCGTGAGCACGGCGTGCGGGCGTTCTCGCTGCACCCGGGCAAGATCCTGACCGAGCTGGCCCGGCACATCCCGCACGCGGAGATGGTCGAGCGGGGCTGGGTCGACGAGCACGGCGAGGTGATCGACCCGACGTTCAAGACCCCGGCGCAGGGGGCCGCCACGCAGACCTGGGCGGCGACATCACCGCAGCTCAACGGCCTGGGCGGGCTCTACCTGGCCGACTGCGAGGTCGGCACGCCCGGGGTGGGCACCGAGGATGAGACCCTGGTCGCCCCGCACGCGGTGGATCCCGAGCAGGCCTCGCGGCTGTGGGCGTACTCGGCCGAGCTGACCGGCGTGGACCTGGCCTTCACCGTCCGCTGA
- a CDS encoding dehydrogenase E1 component subunit alpha/beta — protein sequence MTEPVDQHFLDTVRAFVPSTVERSTVDGDRLLALFEAQLGSRHLDLAARALGRRGEGFYSIGSSGHEGNAAVAAALRVDDPALLHYRSGAFYLARAAQYPGATPLRDVLLGLTAAAAEPISGGRHKVFGHHALSVIPQTSTIASHLPRAVGVAFGIERARKLGLRTDWPTDAITVCTFGDASANHSTAAGAINTATHCAYQRLPLPILFVCEDNGIGISVRTPANWIRAAYENRPGLRYFEADGGDLEEALAVAREAADWVRTRRAPAFLRLRTVRLMGHAGSDVESAYRTQTEITADLDRDPVLRTALLLARKGLRTPAELLTRYEEIREQVATLAAEATREPTLSSAAEVLRPLTTPPTPRPPITPTATQGLTLAQSVNQALSDLLSHNPATLVFGEDVGAKGGVYGVTRGLRKTHGAARVFDTLLDEQTILGTALGTALCGFLPVPEIQYLAYLHNAADQLRGEAATLRFFSNTQYANPMIVRIAGLAYQRGFGGHFHNDNALAALRDIPGLVIAVPSRGDDAAAMLHTCAESGQVCVFLEPIALYHTKDLHTPGDNAWLSTLPGHAPLGRARTHGQGQDLTILTFGNGVPMTLRAAHRLGHTSRIRVVDLRWLSPLPLEDILRESEATGRVLIVDETRRTGGVSEQLTTALVDANFTGQIRRITSEDTFIPLGPAANHVLLSEADIEKAITDLLA from the coding sequence ATGACCGAACCCGTCGACCAGCACTTCCTCGACACGGTCAGGGCGTTCGTCCCGTCCACAGTGGAGCGCTCCACTGTGGACGGCGACCGCCTGCTCGCCCTGTTCGAGGCGCAGCTGGGCAGCCGCCACCTCGACCTCGCCGCCCGGGCCCTGGGCAGGCGGGGCGAGGGGTTCTACAGCATCGGCTCCTCCGGCCACGAGGGCAACGCGGCGGTGGCGGCGGCGCTGCGCGTGGACGACCCGGCCCTGCTGCACTACCGCTCGGGCGCCTTCTACCTGGCCCGCGCGGCCCAGTACCCGGGGGCCACCCCGCTCCGCGACGTCCTGCTGGGCCTCACCGCGGCCGCGGCGGAACCGATCTCGGGCGGCCGCCACAAGGTCTTCGGCCACCACGCGCTGTCGGTGATCCCGCAGACCTCCACGATCGCCTCCCACCTGCCGCGCGCGGTCGGCGTGGCCTTCGGCATCGAACGGGCCCGCAAACTGGGACTGCGCACCGACTGGCCCACCGACGCGATCACGGTGTGCACCTTCGGCGACGCCTCGGCCAACCACTCCACGGCCGCGGGCGCGATCAACACGGCCACCCACTGCGCCTACCAACGCCTCCCGCTCCCGATCCTGTTCGTCTGCGAGGACAACGGCATCGGCATCAGCGTCCGTACCCCGGCCAACTGGATCCGGGCGGCCTACGAGAACCGCCCGGGCCTGCGCTACTTCGAGGCCGACGGCGGCGATCTGGAAGAAGCCCTGGCGGTGGCCCGGGAAGCGGCCGACTGGGTGCGCACCCGCCGCGCCCCGGCCTTCCTGCGCCTGCGCACGGTCCGCCTGATGGGCCACGCGGGCAGCGACGTGGAATCGGCCTACCGCACCCAGACCGAGATCACGGCGGACCTGGACCGCGACCCGGTCCTGCGCACAGCCCTGCTGCTGGCACGAAAAGGCCTCCGCACCCCGGCCGAGCTGCTGACGCGCTACGAAGAGATCCGCGAACAAGTGGCAACCCTGGCCGCGGAAGCGACCCGCGAACCCACACTGTCCTCGGCCGCCGAAGTCCTCCGCCCCCTGACCACACCGCCGACCCCCCGCCCACCGATCACCCCGACGGCGACGCAAGGCCTGACCCTGGCCCAATCGGTGAACCAGGCCCTCTCCGACCTGCTGTCCCACAACCCGGCGACCCTGGTGTTCGGCGAGGACGTGGGCGCGAAGGGCGGCGTCTACGGCGTGACCCGGGGCCTGCGCAAAACCCACGGCGCGGCAAGGGTCTTCGACACGCTCCTGGACGAACAGACCATCCTGGGCACAGCCCTGGGCACGGCGCTGTGCGGCTTCCTCCCGGTCCCGGAAATCCAGTACCTGGCCTACCTCCACAACGCGGCCGACCAGCTCCGGGGCGAAGCGGCAACCCTCCGCTTCTTCAGCAACACCCAGTACGCCAACCCCATGATCGTCCGCATCGCGGGCCTGGCCTACCAAAGAGGCTTCGGCGGCCACTTCCACAATGACAACGCCCTGGCTGCCCTGAGAGACATCCCAGGCCTGGTAATAGCGGTCCCCTCAAGAGGCGACGACGCAGCGGCCATGCTCCACACCTGCGCCGAAAGCGGCCAAGTCTGCGTCTTCCTGGAACCCATCGCGCTCTACCACACGAAGGACCTCCACACCCCGGGCGACAACGCCTGGCTGTCCACCCTCCCGGGCCACGCCCCCCTGGGCCGAGCAAGAACCCACGGCCAGGGCCAGGACCTCACCATCCTGACCTTCGGCAACGGCGTCCCCATGACCCTCCGGGCAGCCCACCGCCTGGGCCACACCTCAAGGATCCGCGTAGTCGACCTCCGCTGGCTGTCCCCCCTCCCGCTGGAAGACATCCTCCGCGAATCCGAAGCCACCGGCCGAGTCCTGATCGTCGACGAAACCCGCCGCACCGGCGGCGTCTCCGAGCAACTCACCACGGCCCTGGTCGACGCCAACTTCACCGGCCAGATCCGCCGAATCACCAGCGAGGACACCTTCATCCCCCTGGGCCCGGCAGCCAACCACGTCCTCCTCTCGGAGGCCGACATCGAAAAGGCGATCACCGACCTGCTGGCCTGA
- the arsC gene encoding arsenate reductase (glutaredoxin) (This arsenate reductase requires both glutathione and glutaredoxin to convert arsenate to arsenite, after which the efflux transporter formed by ArsA and ArsB can extrude the arsenite from the cell, providing resistance.) has product MATIYHNPRCGTSRTTLGLLREAGVEPEVVEYLKTPPTRAELATLIADAGLTPGQAIRRKEKLFTELGLAGADDEKLLDAMAEHPILIERPFVVTDKGTRLARPANAVEEIL; this is encoded by the coding sequence ATGGCGACGATCTACCACAACCCGCGCTGCGGCACCTCGCGCACGACCCTCGGCCTGCTGCGGGAGGCCGGGGTCGAGCCCGAGGTCGTGGAGTACCTGAAGACCCCGCCCACGCGCGCGGAGCTGGCCACGCTCATCGCGGACGCGGGCCTGACCCCGGGCCAGGCCATCCGCCGCAAGGAGAAGCTGTTCACCGAGCTGGGCCTGGCCGGGGCCGACGACGAGAAGCTGCTGGACGCGATGGCCGAGCACCCGATCCTGATCGAGCGGCCGTTCGTGGTGACGGACAAGGGCACGCGGCTGGCCCGTCCGGCGAACGCGGTGGAGGAGATCCTCTAG
- a CDS encoding NAD(P)/FAD-dependent oxidoreductase, translating to MTSPAPLPEAADVVVVGGGVMGLSAAFHLAEAGADVLLLERDELGSGSTCRAAGGVRAQFSDPVNIELGKRSLAAFADFAQRPGAEIDLRRHGYLFLLDSPEDVAAFEASVALQNAMGVPSRMLEVAEARALSPLVNPEGLLAAAFSPTDGHCTPEAVVQGYAQAARRHRAVIRKHTEVTGIDVADGTITGVRTDRGTVRTTTVVCAAGAWSAAVGEMAGVELPVRPLRRQILVTEPVPDLAPGTPMTIDFGTSFYFHPEGAGLLMGMSDPDEEFGFRLGRSDAWLPRLGTAVSRRAPALAEVGIAHGWAGLYEVTPDHNAVVGEAERVSRFLYATGFSGHGFLQGPAIGEVMRDLVLRREPVVDVSALDVRRFAGARVRPEHNCV from the coding sequence GTGACCAGCCCCGCCCCGCTGCCGGAGGCCGCCGACGTGGTGGTCGTCGGCGGCGGGGTGATGGGCCTCAGCGCGGCCTTCCACCTCGCCGAGGCGGGCGCGGACGTGCTGCTGCTGGAACGCGACGAGCTCGGGTCGGGGAGCACCTGCCGCGCGGCCGGCGGGGTCCGCGCGCAGTTCTCCGACCCGGTCAACATCGAGCTGGGCAAGCGCAGCCTGGCCGCGTTCGCCGACTTCGCGCAGCGGCCGGGCGCCGAGATCGACCTGCGCCGCCACGGCTACCTGTTCCTGCTCGACTCCCCCGAGGACGTGGCCGCGTTCGAGGCCAGCGTGGCCCTGCAGAACGCCATGGGCGTGCCCAGCCGGATGCTCGAGGTGGCCGAGGCCCGGGCGCTGTCCCCGCTGGTCAACCCGGAGGGCCTGCTCGCCGCCGCCTTCTCCCCCACCGACGGGCACTGCACCCCCGAGGCGGTCGTGCAGGGCTACGCCCAGGCCGCCCGCCGCCACCGCGCGGTCATCCGCAAGCACACCGAGGTCACCGGCATCGACGTGGCCGACGGGACCATCACCGGCGTGCGCACCGACCGGGGGACGGTGCGCACCACGACCGTGGTCTGCGCGGCCGGGGCCTGGTCGGCCGCGGTCGGCGAGATGGCCGGGGTGGAGCTGCCGGTGCGCCCGCTGCGGCGGCAGATCCTGGTCACCGAACCGGTGCCGGACCTGGCCCCGGGCACCCCGATGACCATCGACTTCGGCACCAGCTTCTACTTCCACCCCGAGGGCGCGGGCCTGCTCATGGGCATGTCCGACCCGGACGAGGAGTTCGGCTTCCGCCTGGGCCGCAGCGACGCCTGGCTGCCCCGCCTGGGCACGGCGGTGTCCCGGCGGGCGCCCGCGCTGGCCGAGGTCGGCATCGCGCACGGCTGGGCCGGGCTCTACGAGGTCACACCCGACCACAACGCGGTGGTCGGCGAGGCCGAGCGGGTCAGCCGGTTCCTGTACGCCACCGGGTTCTCCGGGCACGGCTTCCTGCAGGGGCCCGCGATCGGCGAGGTCATGCGTGACCTCGTGCTGCGGCGGGAGCCCGTGGTGGACGTGTCCGCGCTGGACGTCCGCCGCTTCGCCGGGGCGCGGGTCCGCCCCGAACACAACTGCGTCTGA
- a CDS encoding glycoside hydrolase family 2 protein has protein sequence MTAAHLAAADHPRPQLIRDHEWSDLSGPWGFAHDDTDTGLASGWHRSADPFDRQITVPYPPESKRSGVADRGFHPIVWYRREFTAAVPAPGRALLLHFGAVDYRASVWVNGQFVGAHEGGHTGFSLDVTGALDASGTQVVTVRAEDRPQDTAQPRGKQDWQAEPHVIWYHRTTGIWQPVWLEEVPALRVDSLHWTPELPHSRVRCELALNTWPATPHTVEVELRLGEEVLAVQSVRLTGRELSFDITVPALRNAQDQGRLLWSPEHPNLVDAVLRLRTAEGTDADQVSSYFGFATAGTADRRFLWNGRPYFLRFALAQNYWPESHLAASAAELRREVELAKSLGLNGIRVHQKIEDPRFLYWCDRLGLLVWEEMPSAFEFGTTTAQRVVAEWTEAIHRDRSHPCIAAWVPLNESWGVPDIATQPAQRDFAKALYHLTKSLDPTRPTISNDGWEIAGGDFWGVHDYQQDPAILASRYGSDGLRSGEFVENWPNLCRLVLPGEEYSGQPIILTEFGGANFVPAEGEEVFGYGRVASAEEYERLLEAQLRAVRSGPLAGFCFTQLTDTEQETNGLLDERREPKLPVETFRRFLG, from the coding sequence GTGACCGCAGCGCATCTCGCCGCCGCCGACCACCCCCGTCCCCAGCTCATCCGCGACCACGAGTGGTCCGACTTGTCCGGCCCGTGGGGGTTCGCCCACGACGACACCGACACCGGGCTGGCCTCGGGCTGGCACCGCTCGGCCGACCCGTTCGACCGGCAGATCACCGTGCCTTACCCGCCAGAGTCCAAACGATCGGGTGTCGCGGACCGGGGTTTCCACCCGATCGTGTGGTACCGGCGCGAGTTCACCGCGGCCGTGCCCGCACCGGGCCGGGCGCTGCTGCTGCACTTCGGCGCGGTGGACTACCGGGCGTCGGTGTGGGTGAACGGGCAGTTCGTGGGCGCGCACGAGGGCGGGCACACCGGCTTCAGCCTGGACGTGACCGGCGCCCTGGACGCCTCGGGCACGCAGGTGGTGACCGTGCGTGCCGAGGACCGGCCGCAGGACACCGCCCAGCCGAGGGGCAAGCAGGACTGGCAGGCCGAACCGCACGTGATCTGGTACCACCGCACGACGGGCATCTGGCAGCCGGTGTGGCTGGAGGAGGTCCCGGCGCTGCGGGTGGACTCGCTGCACTGGACGCCGGAGCTGCCGCACTCGCGGGTCCGCTGCGAGCTGGCGCTCAACACCTGGCCCGCGACCCCGCACACGGTCGAAGTGGAGCTGCGCCTGGGTGAGGAGGTGCTGGCGGTCCAGTCGGTGCGCCTGACCGGCCGGGAACTGTCCTTCGACATCACCGTCCCCGCCCTGCGCAACGCCCAGGACCAGGGCCGTCTGCTGTGGTCCCCGGAACACCCGAACCTGGTGGACGCGGTCCTCCGCCTCCGCACCGCCGAAGGCACCGACGCGGACCAGGTCTCCTCCTACTTCGGCTTCGCCACGGCGGGCACGGCGGACCGCCGCTTCCTGTGGAACGGCCGCCCGTACTTCCTGCGCTTCGCCCTGGCCCAGAACTACTGGCCGGAATCCCACCTGGCGGCCTCGGCGGCGGAGCTGCGCCGGGAGGTCGAACTGGCCAAGTCGTTGGGGCTCAACGGCATCCGGGTCCACCAGAAGATCGAGGACCCCCGCTTCCTCTACTGGTGCGACCGCCTGGGGCTGCTGGTCTGGGAGGAGATGCCGAGCGCCTTCGAGTTCGGTACCACCACGGCACAGCGCGTGGTCGCGGAGTGGACCGAGGCGATCCACCGGGACCGGAGCCACCCCTGCATCGCGGCCTGGGTGCCGTTGAATGAGAGCTGGGGTGTCCCGGACATCGCGACCCAGCCCGCCCAGCGCGACTTCGCCAAGGCGCTGTACCACCTGACCAAGTCCCTGGACCCGACCCGGCCGACGATCTCCAACGACGGCTGGGAGATCGCGGGCGGCGACTTCTGGGGCGTGCACGACTACCAGCAGGACCCGGCGATCCTGGCTTCCCGCTACGGTTCGGACGGCTTGCGGTCGGGCGAGTTCGTGGAGAACTGGCCGAACCTCTGCCGCCTGGTCTTGCCCGGGGAGGAGTACTCGGGGCAGCCGATCATTCTCACCGAGTTCGGGGGTGCGAACTTCGTGCCTGCCGAGGGTGAGGAGGTTTTCGGGTACGGGCGGGTTGCCTCGGCGGAGGAGTACGAGCGGCTGTTGGAGGCGCAGCTCCGGGCGGTCAGGTCGGGGCCGTTGGCTGGGTTCTGTTTTACGCAGCTCACGGATACGGAGCAGGAGACCAACGGGCTGTTGGACGAGCGGCGGGAGCCGAAGCTGCCGGTGGAGACGTTCCGGCGGTTCTTGGGGTAG
- a CDS encoding peptidylprolyl isomerase, producing MSKVKLSTNHGDIVLELDAAKAPKTVENFVQYVQDGHYDGTIFHRVIPGFMNQGGGFEPGMKQKPTRSPIENEATNGLKNDHYTVAMARTSAPHSASAQFFINTSDNAFLNHSSPSPQGWGYAVFGKVVEGQDVVDQIAKVKTGSKAGHQDVPVEDVIITKAELV from the coding sequence ATGAGCAAGGTGAAACTGTCGACGAACCACGGTGACATCGTCCTGGAGCTGGACGCCGCGAAGGCGCCCAAGACGGTGGAGAACTTCGTGCAGTACGTGCAGGACGGCCACTACGACGGCACGATCTTCCACCGCGTGATCCCGGGCTTCATGAACCAGGGCGGCGGCTTCGAGCCGGGCATGAAGCAGAAGCCCACCCGGTCGCCGATCGAGAACGAGGCCACCAACGGCCTGAAGAACGACCACTACACCGTCGCGATGGCCCGCACCTCGGCCCCGCACTCGGCCAGTGCCCAGTTCTTCATCAACACCTCCGACAACGCGTTCCTCAACCACTCCTCGCCGTCCCCGCAGGGCTGGGGCTACGCGGTGTTCGGCAAGGTCGTCGAGGGCCAGGACGTCGTGGACCAGATCGCCAAGGTGAAGACCGGCAGCAAGGCCGGTCACCAGGACGTGCCGGTCGAGGACGTCATCATCACCAAGGCCGAGCTCGTCTGA
- a CDS encoding Glu/Leu/Phe/Val family dehydrogenase encodes MELHEIDEWGPEKVVTVADSRTGMRGVLVIDNTARGSGKGGTRMAPGVTVAEVARLARVMTWKWAAVDLFHGGAKAGIRWDPTSPDKEAVLRAFVRRLADQIPASYVAGLDMGMTEQDAAVIQDELNDRGAAVGVPEELGGVAYDRIGVTGHGVAESVDAALGVLGRSVIGARVSLQGFGAVGVAAARRLHELGAVVVALSTAEGAVHDPAGLDVPHWLAARAEHGDACVKLAPAARRLGLGEELLADCDVLVPAAVQDVIDERLAGRVTAKLVVEGANLPTTPAARSVLAARGVAVVPDFIANAGGVVAAAFAMDARYSPFRPETGAIMDTVAARMRANTELVLTQALREGTLPHEAAMALAQERVRTAMALRGRLPGGRSAQ; translated from the coding sequence GTGGAGCTGCACGAGATCGACGAGTGGGGCCCGGAGAAGGTTGTCACGGTGGCCGACTCGCGCACCGGGATGCGCGGGGTGCTGGTCATCGACAACACCGCGCGCGGCTCGGGCAAGGGCGGCACGCGCATGGCCCCCGGGGTCACCGTCGCCGAGGTCGCGCGGCTGGCCAGGGTGATGACGTGGAAGTGGGCCGCGGTCGACCTGTTCCACGGCGGCGCCAAGGCGGGCATCCGCTGGGACCCCACCAGCCCGGACAAGGAGGCGGTGCTGCGCGCGTTCGTGCGGCGCCTGGCCGACCAGATCCCGGCCAGCTACGTCGCCGGGCTGGACATGGGCATGACCGAGCAGGACGCGGCGGTCATCCAGGACGAGCTCAACGACCGGGGCGCCGCGGTCGGCGTGCCGGAGGAGCTGGGCGGGGTCGCCTACGACCGCATCGGCGTCACCGGGCACGGCGTGGCGGAGTCGGTGGACGCCGCGCTGGGCGTGCTCGGGCGCTCGGTGATCGGCGCGCGGGTGTCGCTGCAGGGCTTCGGCGCGGTCGGCGTCGCGGCGGCCCGGCGGTTGCACGAGCTGGGCGCGGTCGTGGTCGCGCTGTCCACCGCCGAGGGCGCGGTGCACGACCCGGCCGGACTGGACGTCCCGCACTGGCTGGCCGCCCGCGCCGAGCACGGCGACGCGTGCGTGAAGCTGGCCCCGGCCGCCCGGCGGCTCGGCCTGGGCGAGGAGCTGCTGGCCGACTGCGACGTGCTGGTCCCGGCCGCGGTGCAGGACGTCATCGACGAGCGGCTGGCGGGCCGGGTCACCGCGAAACTGGTGGTCGAGGGCGCGAACCTGCCCACCACCCCGGCCGCGCGGTCGGTGCTGGCCGCCCGGGGCGTGGCCGTGGTGCCGGACTTCATCGCCAACGCGGGCGGGGTGGTCGCGGCCGCCTTCGCCATGGACGCCCGCTACTCGCCGTTCCGCCCGGAGACCGGCGCGATCATGGACACCGTGGCCGCCCGCATGCGCGCCAACACCGAGCTCGTGCTCACGCAGGCGCTGCGCGAGGGCACCCTGCCGCACGAGGCGGCGATGGCGCTCGCGCAGGAGCGCGTGCGCACGGCCATGGCGTTGCGCGGCAGGCTGCCCGGCGGCCGGTCGGCACAATAG
- a CDS encoding acyl-CoA dehydrogenase family protein: MSERIDPLDLLAADGLLSEEERLIRDTVRQFGHDRLRPVIADWFERGHFDRDYALEFGKLGVLGMHLEGYGCAGASAVAYGLACFELEAVDSGFRSFVSVQGSLAMFAIHRWGSEEQKQRWLPEMAAGRAIGCFGLTEPDHGSDPGSMRTTAKRDGDDWVLNGSKMWITNGGLADVAVVWAQTEEGVRGFLVPKGTPGFTTRDISHKLSLRASVTSELFLDDVRLPADARLPLAEGLRGPLSCLSEARFGIIFGSLGAAKDSLDSALEYAATRTQFGKPIGGFQLTQQKLVDMSLEVQKGFLLALHLGRLKDAGQLHPRQVSIGKLNNVREAIRIAREARTILGASGITLEYPVLRHANNLESVLTYEGTSEIHTLVLGEALTGSAAYR; this comes from the coding sequence ATGAGCGAGCGGATCGACCCACTGGACCTGCTGGCGGCGGACGGGCTGCTCAGCGAGGAGGAGCGGCTGATCCGCGACACCGTGCGCCAGTTCGGGCACGACCGGCTGCGGCCGGTGATCGCCGACTGGTTCGAGCGCGGGCACTTCGACCGCGACTACGCGCTGGAGTTCGGCAAGCTCGGCGTGCTCGGCATGCACCTGGAGGGTTACGGCTGCGCCGGGGCCAGCGCCGTGGCCTACGGGCTGGCCTGCTTCGAGCTCGAGGCGGTCGACTCCGGGTTCCGCAGCTTCGTCTCGGTCCAGGGCTCGCTGGCCATGTTCGCCATCCACCGCTGGGGCTCGGAGGAGCAGAAGCAGCGGTGGCTGCCGGAGATGGCCGCCGGGCGCGCCATCGGCTGCTTCGGCCTCACCGAGCCCGACCACGGCAGCGACCCGGGCAGCATGCGCACCACCGCCAAGCGCGACGGCGACGACTGGGTGCTCAACGGCAGCAAGATGTGGATCACCAACGGCGGGCTCGCCGACGTGGCCGTGGTGTGGGCGCAGACCGAGGAGGGCGTGCGCGGGTTCCTGGTGCCCAAGGGCACGCCCGGGTTCACCACGCGCGACATCAGCCACAAGCTGTCCCTGCGCGCCTCGGTCACCTCCGAGCTGTTCCTCGACGACGTGCGCCTGCCCGCCGACGCGCGGCTGCCCCTGGCCGAGGGCCTGCGCGGGCCGCTCAGCTGCCTCAGCGAGGCCCGGTTCGGCATCATCTTCGGCTCGCTCGGCGCGGCCAAGGACAGCCTGGACAGCGCGCTGGAGTACGCGGCCACCCGCACGCAGTTCGGCAAGCCGATCGGCGGTTTCCAGCTCACCCAGCAGAAGCTGGTCGACATGAGCCTGGAGGTGCAGAAGGGCTTCCTGCTCGCGCTGCACCTGGGGCGCCTCAAGGACGCCGGGCAGCTGCACCCGCGCCAGGTCAGCATCGGCAAGCTGAACAACGTGCGCGAGGCCATCCGCATCGCGCGCGAGGCCCGCACCATCCTGGGCGCCAGCGGCATCACGCTGGAGTACCCGGTGCTCCGGCACGCCAACAACCTGGAGTCCGTGCTCACCTACGAGGGCACCAGCGAGATCCACACCCTGGTGCTCGGCGAGGCGCTCACCGGGAGCGCGGCCTACCGATGA
- a CDS encoding LysR family transcriptional regulator, which yields MLNPIHLRTLRECVRTGSFAEAARNLGYTASAVSQQMVLLERAVGAPLFERSARSVRATAVAELLAERCGSVLGALSTVEREAKALVAGDAGTLRLASFATANARVLPAALASIVAARPNAEVHLDEGEPDEVLGGVLEGTLDAAIVFGYDLDPRVWPVELRCTELLAEPLAVALPENHRLAGQREADLSELAGERWICTRADTAGARSLGRMATAAGFEPRIIFRSNDYGVVGELVARGLGVAMMPRLAVPERGLRALRPAGWQAFRRVLVLHRPQNTNPLLPLALDCLARSCAELRNRWAPAQTP from the coding sequence ATGCTCAACCCGATCCATCTGCGCACCCTGCGGGAGTGCGTGCGCACGGGATCCTTCGCGGAAGCGGCTCGCAACCTGGGGTACACGGCCTCGGCGGTCTCCCAGCAGATGGTGCTCCTGGAGCGCGCGGTGGGCGCCCCCCTGTTCGAACGCTCCGCGCGCAGCGTGCGGGCCACCGCGGTGGCCGAGCTGCTCGCCGAGCGGTGCGGATCGGTGCTCGGTGCCCTGTCCACAGTGGAGCGCGAGGCGAAAGCCCTGGTCGCGGGCGATGCGGGCACGCTGCGCCTGGCCAGCTTCGCCACCGCCAACGCCCGGGTGCTGCCCGCCGCGCTGGCCTCGATCGTGGCCGCCCGGCCCAACGCCGAGGTGCACCTGGACGAGGGTGAGCCGGACGAGGTGCTCGGGGGTGTCCTGGAGGGCACCCTGGACGCGGCCATCGTCTTCGGCTACGACCTGGACCCGCGGGTGTGGCCGGTGGAGCTGCGCTGCACCGAGCTGCTGGCCGAGCCGTTGGCCGTGGCCTTGCCGGAGAACCACCGGCTGGCCGGGCAGCGCGAGGCCGACCTGTCCGAGCTGGCCGGGGAGCGCTGGATCTGCACCCGCGCGGACACCGCCGGGGCGCGCTCGCTGGGCCGGATGGCCACCGCGGCCGGGTTCGAGCCGCGCATCATCTTCCGCAGCAACGACTACGGGGTGGTCGGTGAGCTGGTCGCCCGGGGCCTGGGCGTGGCCATGATGCCCCGGCTGGCGGTACCGGAACGCGGTCTGCGCGCTCTGCGACCCGCCGGGTGGCAGGCCTTCCGCCGCGTGCTCGTGCTACACCGGCCGCAGAACACCAACCCCCTGCTCCCCCTGGCCCTGGACTGCCTGGCGCGCTCGTGCGCCGAGCTGCGCAACCGCTGGGCCCCTGCTCAGACCCCGTGA